In one Rhodopirellula halodulae genomic region, the following are encoded:
- a CDS encoding FliI/YscN family ATPase: protein MTLPAVPQLHPPRLPDPETIRHSLGSLVLSQVRGRVASVTGDAVTVQGMTAPLGAICELMPPDAKPTLARVIGFDDTRPILAPMEAISALAAGDRVRLVSRSLTLRVGDSLCGRVIDAFGRPIDGQPLSDDLIRVSASRSAPDSLDRPPIDEPLQTGVRAIDSLLTCGVGQRLGIFAGSGVGKSTLLGMLTRGTTADRIVIAMVGERGREVQEFMQRALGAEGLKRSVVVVATSDKPAAQRLSAAWTATAIAEQFRDEGHRVLLLVDSVTRFAMAQRELGLAAGEPPTTRGYPPSVFNMLPQLVERAGRTSKGSITAFYTVLVEGDDNNEPIADTVRGLLDGHIVLNRKLAHRGHYPPIDIPESVSRVANHLVAREVYQAMLGIREQMVQYQSSEDLISIGAYRAGSDPRIDTAIALRDPINDLLRQDANEITPITDSQARLQKLHQAATAALAQLNAPQPQQPTNNP from the coding sequence ATGACCTTGCCCGCCGTTCCCCAATTGCATCCACCTCGTCTACCCGATCCCGAAACGATTCGTCATTCGCTCGGGTCTTTGGTGCTTTCACAAGTCCGAGGACGTGTCGCATCGGTCACGGGAGACGCGGTCACGGTCCAAGGCATGACGGCTCCGCTGGGTGCCATTTGCGAACTAATGCCACCCGACGCGAAACCGACGCTGGCGCGAGTGATCGGCTTTGATGACACACGTCCCATTTTGGCTCCCATGGAAGCCATCTCGGCGCTCGCGGCCGGCGACCGAGTGCGACTGGTTTCCAGATCACTGACGCTTCGTGTGGGCGACTCTCTTTGCGGCCGCGTGATTGATGCGTTTGGCCGTCCCATCGACGGTCAACCACTCAGCGACGATCTGATTCGAGTCAGCGCCTCACGCTCGGCTCCGGATTCGCTGGATCGCCCACCGATTGATGAACCGCTGCAAACCGGCGTCCGTGCGATCGATTCGTTGCTCACCTGCGGCGTGGGGCAGCGGTTGGGCATCTTTGCTGGCTCCGGTGTTGGCAAGAGCACGCTGTTGGGCATGCTCACGCGAGGCACCACCGCCGACCGAATCGTGATCGCAATGGTTGGCGAACGAGGCCGCGAAGTCCAAGAATTCATGCAGCGTGCTCTGGGAGCCGAAGGCCTGAAACGCAGCGTCGTGGTTGTCGCCACCAGCGACAAACCTGCGGCTCAACGTTTGTCCGCCGCTTGGACCGCGACCGCCATTGCCGAACAATTTCGCGACGAAGGTCATCGCGTTCTGCTCCTAGTCGACAGCGTCACTCGTTTCGCGATGGCTCAGCGTGAGTTGGGTCTCGCCGCAGGAGAACCACCGACCACGCGAGGCTATCCGCCCAGCGTCTTCAACATGTTGCCGCAATTGGTGGAACGTGCTGGCCGTACATCCAAAGGCTCGATCACCGCGTTCTACACCGTGCTGGTGGAAGGCGACGATAACAACGAACCCATCGCGGACACCGTCCGAGGTTTGCTGGACGGGCACATCGTGCTCAACCGGAAACTTGCTCACCGAGGTCACTACCCGCCCATCGACATTCCCGAAAGTGTCAGCCGGGTCGCGAACCATTTGGTCGCACGTGAGGTTTACCAAGCCATGCTCGGCATTCGCGAGCAAATGGTGCAGTACCAATCCAGCGAAGACCTGATCTCCATCGGTGCTTATCGTGCCGGCAGCGACCCACGCATCGACACCGCAATCGCACTGCGTGACCCGATCAATGATTTGTTGCGACAAGACGCCAACGAGATCACTCCCATCACGGATTCGCAAGCACGATTGCAGAAGCTGCATCAAGCCGCCACCGCCGCACTCGCACAACTCAACGCTCCCCAACCGCAGCAACCAACCAATAACCCGTAA
- a CDS encoding FliH/SctL family protein, whose protein sequence is MASILKFNSGGDSKKSADLAALARDDSLPPTQAGKSTRVPAEQVDRATEGDSSTGDVVGKKPGGLSGLADFNLSDLAEKGREELRQAREQARQLLADAEKQAAEMKQAAEARGYEDGVQKASQDIETKIAQLAEAKTKSQLQALQIASTKMHAQFDQWMQQYAEVLTETAIAATERLVRANLNELPVPTSLKEAGYEESPHQQHLLVRWASEALHSTRSAGRLVLAVHPDLLAELGQRFDELLASPDLPEESCVIPDETLPVGEVVVRQEGGEIRAGLQAQLERLREEIL, encoded by the coding sequence ATGGCTTCGATTCTGAAATTCAACTCGGGCGGCGATTCCAAAAAGAGTGCCGATTTAGCAGCGCTGGCCAGGGACGACTCTCTGCCACCAACGCAAGCTGGCAAATCCACCCGCGTCCCCGCCGAACAAGTCGACCGCGCGACAGAAGGCGATTCGTCCACAGGAGACGTTGTCGGAAAGAAACCTGGTGGGCTTTCTGGCTTGGCTGATTTCAACCTGAGCGACCTGGCCGAAAAAGGACGGGAAGAACTCCGGCAAGCTCGTGAGCAAGCACGGCAGTTGCTCGCCGACGCCGAAAAGCAAGCCGCTGAAATGAAACAAGCCGCCGAGGCTCGCGGCTACGAGGACGGTGTGCAAAAGGCATCGCAGGACATCGAAACCAAGATCGCACAACTTGCCGAAGCCAAAACCAAATCGCAGTTGCAAGCCTTGCAGATTGCCAGCACCAAGATGCACGCGCAGTTTGACCAATGGATGCAGCAGTACGCGGAAGTTCTGACTGAAACCGCCATCGCAGCGACCGAACGATTGGTCCGAGCCAACTTGAACGAGCTTCCGGTCCCGACGTCGCTCAAAGAAGCCGGCTATGAAGAGAGCCCGCATCAACAACACCTGCTGGTGCGTTGGGCCAGCGAAGCTTTGCACAGCACACGCTCGGCGGGTCGATTGGTTTTGGCGGTTCACCCTGATTTGTTGGCGGAGCTTGGCCAACGGTTCGACGAACTGCTTGCCAGTCCCGATTTGCCGGAAGAGTCCTGCGTGATTCCGGATGAAACACTTCCCGTCGGCGAGGTCGTCGTGCGACAGGAAGGCGGCGAGATCCGCGCCGGATTGCAGGCTCAACTGGAGCGACTGCGCGAGGAGATCCTATGA
- a CDS encoding STAS domain-containing protein, translating to MSAITEQMQGEVLIVGFTDTALRDAQRIETVGREMQEIVPQAIHKKMLIDFSGLAFMSSAMINKLILLNKSCKAQGVALKFCNVSPLVMEVFRIVNLGKLIDIQGDQEVAVASFDKKGWFGGKK from the coding sequence ATGTCAGCCATCACCGAGCAAATGCAGGGTGAAGTATTGATCGTTGGATTCACCGACACCGCCCTTCGTGACGCCCAGCGGATTGAAACCGTTGGCCGCGAAATGCAAGAAATCGTTCCACAGGCGATTCACAAAAAGATGCTGATCGATTTCTCCGGGTTGGCATTCATGTCGTCCGCGATGATCAACAAGCTGATCTTGCTGAACAAGAGCTGCAAAGCGCAAGGCGTGGCTCTCAAGTTCTGCAACGTTTCACCGTTGGTAATGGAAGTCTTCCGCATTGTGAACTTGGGCAAACTGATCGATATCCAGGGCGATCAGGAAGTTGCCGTGGCGAGCTTTGACAAGAAGGGCTGGTTCGGCGGCAAGAAATGA
- a CDS encoding flagellar motor switch protein FliG, whose protein sequence is MAAASPRIDDEARRAASLRRVAIVLKNLPRPVAAKLLGELPVESQQRLQYEVAALDDVDPLEHKRALESFAGTMRRSGSLRPSPPTKNDSVDEIVFSRTAVQTHSPGPPSNPSHSAAVPTTSPATSSFGFLDSISDDDVRGLLQSEHPQTIAVVMASIDPRRAASILPHFPPRERQDILSRIGRLQEFPDSMIEDLASTFRDKAQTLIAKSKSNPLQDLIDAYAPTEGWDPAQAARHVPVEAAAVSPRLKAILSEMPPAGVANPNAAPASPSHAAQPPATIPHPNLAAMNSGQSAVDSVHATPSPQPPASHNDGPATATAANSAPANSSANSGLSTDDIHQRLVKMKPRLLCEALGRVPTRTAMLCLCGLPNKVADAAINVLPRAQAAQVRTQLANVGSMELREIDDAKEAVVIAASSDNSSRAMAA, encoded by the coding sequence GTGGCTGCCGCCTCTCCACGCATTGACGATGAAGCTCGCCGCGCCGCTTCGTTGCGACGTGTGGCGATTGTTCTGAAGAATTTGCCGCGTCCCGTCGCCGCGAAATTGTTGGGCGAATTGCCGGTCGAGTCTCAACAACGGCTGCAATATGAAGTCGCCGCCCTGGACGACGTGGATCCGCTCGAACACAAGCGCGCGCTGGAATCCTTTGCCGGAACCATGCGTCGCAGCGGTTCGCTTCGCCCCAGCCCCCCGACCAAGAATGACTCGGTCGATGAAATTGTGTTCAGTCGCACCGCCGTCCAAACACATTCTCCCGGTCCCCCATCGAATCCGAGCCATTCGGCCGCCGTCCCCACCACCAGCCCAGCCACCTCGTCCTTTGGATTCCTCGATTCCATCAGCGACGACGATGTGCGTGGACTGCTACAAAGCGAGCACCCCCAAACGATCGCGGTCGTCATGGCGTCGATCGATCCACGTCGAGCCGCCTCGATCCTGCCGCATTTTCCACCCCGAGAACGTCAGGACATCCTCAGTCGAATCGGCCGCTTGCAAGAGTTCCCCGATTCGATGATCGAGGATTTGGCCAGCACCTTCCGCGACAAAGCCCAAACGCTGATCGCGAAATCGAAGTCCAATCCGCTGCAAGATTTGATCGACGCCTACGCACCCACCGAAGGCTGGGATCCGGCACAAGCCGCACGCCATGTCCCGGTCGAAGCCGCCGCCGTGTCACCGCGATTGAAAGCCATCTTGTCGGAAATGCCTCCCGCCGGAGTCGCCAATCCCAACGCTGCACCGGCGTCCCCGTCCCACGCGGCACAACCACCCGCGACGATTCCGCACCCCAATCTTGCCGCGATGAACTCCGGTCAATCGGCGGTCGATTCCGTTCACGCGACGCCCTCGCCGCAACCACCTGCGTCACACAACGACGGTCCAGCGACCGCGACAGCCGCCAACTCGGCACCAGCGAACTCAAGTGCCAACTCTGGTTTGTCGACGGACGACATCCATCAACGACTCGTGAAAATGAAACCGCGTTTGTTGTGCGAAGCACTTGGTCGCGTTCCGACTCGCACGGCCATGCTGTGTTTGTGCGGTCTGCCCAACAAAGTCGCCGATGCTGCCATCAACGTGCTGCCGCGAGCCCAGGCGGCTCAGGTTCGAACACAACTGGCCAACGTGGGTTCCATGGAACTTCGTGAAATCGACGATGCAAAAGAGGCCGTGGTGATCGCAGCTTCCTCTGACAACTCTTCCCGAGCGATGGCGGCCTGA
- a CDS encoding DUF1573 domain-containing protein: protein MNSRVLLVAFVVLGTAFAGSVQADWTQTVFPVKNHNFGTVAVASKTEFRFPVVNTFTTDLHIRSVRESCGCTTAIIETETIAPGETGSILARFNTPTFRGKKGATLTVVIDKPFYSEVLLRVDGYIRSDMVFHPGAIEMGTINQGEPKSGSTKLFYAGRSDWQVMDIRSNTPWLVPSFKQTERGAGKANYELSVEVREDAPEGFFQDELIVQTNDRSMPNVPLRVTGTVESALSIAPQSIAVGTIKPGDSVSQRLAIRGRKPFAIESIECEGWKVDFTASEDERMIHMVNITLTADSARGNQRVPMVIRTKGENAVTAKAILTGNIAAEQVAKAQ from the coding sequence ATGAATAGTCGAGTGTTGTTGGTAGCGTTTGTCGTTCTGGGAACAGCCTTCGCGGGAAGCGTTCAGGCGGATTGGACCCAAACCGTCTTTCCGGTCAAGAATCACAATTTTGGGACCGTGGCTGTCGCTTCCAAAACGGAATTTCGATTCCCAGTCGTCAACACGTTCACAACGGATTTGCATATCCGATCGGTTCGCGAAAGTTGTGGTTGCACCACCGCGATCATCGAGACCGAAACGATTGCTCCGGGTGAAACGGGATCGATCTTGGCGCGTTTCAACACGCCCACGTTCCGTGGCAAAAAAGGCGCCACGCTGACCGTGGTGATCGACAAACCGTTTTACAGCGAAGTGTTGCTTCGCGTGGACGGTTACATCCGCAGCGACATGGTGTTCCACCCCGGTGCGATCGAGATGGGAACGATCAATCAAGGCGAGCCAAAATCCGGAAGCACCAAGCTGTTCTACGCCGGTCGCAGTGATTGGCAGGTGATGGACATTCGGTCCAACACCCCGTGGTTGGTTCCCTCGTTCAAGCAAACCGAACGTGGTGCCGGCAAAGCTAACTATGAACTCTCGGTGGAAGTCCGCGAAGACGCACCCGAAGGCTTCTTTCAAGACGAGTTGATCGTGCAAACGAACGACCGCAGCATGCCCAACGTTCCTTTGCGAGTCACCGGCACCGTGGAGTCAGCTCTGTCGATCGCACCCCAATCGATCGCTGTGGGAACGATCAAACCGGGCGACAGTGTCTCTCAGCGTTTGGCCATCCGAGGACGCAAACCTTTCGCGATTGAGTCGATCGAATGCGAAGGTTGGAAGGTCGACTTCACCGCCAGCGAAGACGAACGCATGATTCACATGGTCAACATCACGCTGACCGCGGACTCGGCTCGCGGCAATCAACGCGTGCCAATGGTCATCCGCACCAAGGGCGAAAATGCCGTCACCGCGAAAGCCATCCTGACCGGCAACATCGCCGCCGAACAAGTCGCGAAGGCTCAGTAG
- a CDS encoding serine/threonine protein kinase, which produces MNPNVDPKTEEQLTRDEASLDSRATASDDSSFLLSSIDTPKIWFVQKNRGHLGGYELLREIGRGGFGIVYLARDQKLNREVAIKIARPEIVSDPIAIRRFQDEARAAASLEHPGIISIYDCGEQDDLHYYVMPYLDGEHLGSWLERQEGPLPEAEAAEWMIQIASAVQFGHDAGIVHRDLKPQNIFMQQTSAGGKMKPVVLDFGLCASPDSTVATTTMIAGTPKYIAPEQAMFGNRKITPMSDVYSLGVILYQMLTGKTPLAPESFAEAVLMLHHSNIDSPKKHQAGLSDAMEAIVLKCLRRDPDLRYESVNALAEDLQRLLDGRPVEARRPSVIEWFGYELYHGALEKVFGWAVIGINLLIWGWAGVGGLLIWGRYPNEQQLVETIPEFLLFVVVIVMPLHLIGGYSGWMMIQRTLKYRWLAFMGVLSLIWSVVQASNLFSDQSTLSIYEGRVVASTLVFLVIAPCFFFQGCMLLAGAWTAWRRRRALVKEQTAAATSV; this is translated from the coding sequence ATGAATCCCAATGTAGATCCCAAGACGGAAGAGCAACTCACTCGCGATGAAGCGAGCCTGGATTCGCGCGCGACCGCGTCCGATGACTCTTCGTTTTTGTTGAGTTCAATCGACACGCCGAAGATCTGGTTCGTGCAAAAAAATCGCGGGCACCTCGGTGGATACGAGTTGCTTCGCGAGATCGGCCGTGGCGGGTTTGGAATCGTATACCTGGCGCGAGATCAAAAACTGAATCGCGAAGTTGCGATCAAGATTGCTCGTCCAGAGATCGTCAGCGACCCCATCGCGATTCGACGTTTTCAGGACGAAGCTCGCGCGGCCGCCAGTTTGGAACACCCGGGAATCATCTCGATCTACGACTGCGGTGAGCAGGACGATCTGCACTACTACGTGATGCCTTACTTGGATGGCGAGCATCTGGGCAGTTGGCTGGAGAGACAGGAGGGGCCGTTGCCGGAGGCCGAGGCGGCGGAGTGGATGATCCAAATTGCATCGGCGGTGCAGTTTGGCCACGACGCGGGCATTGTTCACCGAGACTTGAAGCCGCAGAACATCTTCATGCAGCAAACCAGTGCCGGCGGAAAGATGAAGCCGGTGGTGTTGGATTTTGGTTTGTGTGCGAGCCCTGATTCGACGGTCGCCACCACCACGATGATCGCAGGAACGCCCAAGTACATCGCACCTGAGCAAGCGATGTTTGGGAATCGCAAAATCACGCCGATGAGTGATGTGTATTCGCTGGGCGTGATTCTTTATCAGATGTTGACGGGCAAGACGCCGCTGGCACCGGAAAGCTTTGCCGAAGCGGTGTTGATGCTGCACCATTCCAACATTGATAGCCCCAAGAAACATCAGGCTGGATTGTCAGATGCGATGGAAGCCATCGTGCTGAAATGTTTGCGACGTGATCCGGACTTGCGATACGAATCCGTCAACGCGCTCGCGGAGGACTTGCAGCGTTTGCTGGACGGGCGGCCGGTGGAGGCGCGTCGTCCCAGCGTGATCGAATGGTTTGGGTACGAACTGTATCACGGGGCCTTGGAAAAGGTCTTCGGCTGGGCCGTGATAGGGATCAACCTGCTGATCTGGGGATGGGCGGGCGTCGGTGGCTTGCTCATTTGGGGACGTTATCCCAATGAACAACAACTGGTGGAAACGATCCCCGAGTTCCTTTTGTTTGTGGTGGTGATCGTGATGCCGCTGCATTTGATCGGCGGCTACTCCGGTTGGATGATGATCCAACGCACGTTGAAGTACCGGTGGCTGGCCTTCATGGGCGTGCTGTCGCTGATTTGGTCCGTGGTTCAAGCGTCCAATTTGTTCAGCGACCAATCCACGTTGAGTATCTATGAAGGGCGCGTGGTCGCCTCCACCCTGGTGTTCCTTGTGATCGCGCCTTGTTTCTTCTTCCAAGGATGCATGTTGCTGGCGGGAGCTTGGACTGCATGGCGTCGCCGTCGTGCTCTGGTGAAGGAACAAACGGCAGCGGCGACTAGCGTTTGA
- a CDS encoding flagellar hook-length control protein FliK, which translates to MASTNTTDQRKHSALAALSTSSGNSNPAIAAGFAESASGLSDPFAEIFARIAASEPVAAADPVAAPEEIEREESVRAESSDDTEEQDTEESTTVAAVVVGNEQVTDTLETQTEVISEAESEGQEETSYSPQAIEWNESDAVGEETESAGELEVISEEETSIAQPTTEPQAVDANEGVVHEEVAVAAQSDTRQRQNEKSSEAVVEDEAFAESTITAAEESTASSGEVESSEANTTDDQPGDDAAHDIRRTERRRYSDSSPSQNNTPAGSQASSPTAQTSGFSIAPELVKSAESSESIDPSQFEQAIESAVTKSATPASQAVNATSAVAAAARAATGSSAAASSTTAASATTDPTTPVTGTEATIAKTKDAQQTGTKSSGVDQNSAVARAKLVQRVSRGFQSLGTNGGHIRMRLSPVELGSVRLEVHIQDNTLRGRMVTESEAASQVLRERLPQLRSQLESQGMRLESIEITTDAGGGSDFDSSQSFSGGDANADREHFQHREANRSKDFGRRQRAETAPLENTPVAAAAVGWNSSTTGVDVRA; encoded by the coding sequence TTGGCCTCAACCAATACGACGGACCAACGCAAGCATTCCGCGTTGGCCGCTCTCAGCACATCTTCTGGAAATTCCAACCCGGCGATCGCGGCTGGCTTTGCGGAATCCGCATCCGGTCTGAGTGACCCGTTCGCGGAGATCTTCGCTCGCATCGCGGCCAGCGAACCAGTCGCCGCCGCGGACCCCGTCGCCGCTCCAGAAGAAATCGAGCGAGAAGAATCCGTCCGTGCGGAATCCAGCGACGACACGGAAGAACAAGACACAGAAGAGTCCACCACCGTTGCGGCGGTCGTTGTCGGAAACGAACAAGTAACCGACACGCTGGAAACTCAAACCGAGGTGATCTCGGAAGCGGAATCCGAAGGCCAAGAAGAAACCTCTTATTCACCGCAGGCCATTGAGTGGAATGAAAGCGATGCGGTGGGCGAAGAAACCGAGTCTGCCGGCGAGCTGGAAGTGATCTCGGAAGAGGAAACATCCATCGCTCAACCAACGACGGAACCACAAGCGGTTGATGCCAACGAAGGCGTCGTGCACGAAGAAGTCGCCGTGGCTGCCCAGAGCGATACAAGACAACGCCAGAACGAAAAATCATCTGAGGCGGTTGTGGAAGACGAAGCCTTCGCTGAATCAACCATCACCGCGGCCGAAGAATCAACCGCTTCCAGTGGGGAAGTTGAATCGTCGGAAGCTAACACGACCGATGATCAGCCCGGCGACGACGCGGCGCATGACATTCGTCGGACCGAGCGTCGCCGATATTCCGATTCGTCACCTTCGCAGAACAACACCCCGGCGGGATCGCAAGCTTCCAGCCCGACCGCCCAGACGAGCGGATTTTCAATCGCCCCGGAACTGGTCAAGTCAGCCGAATCCAGCGAGTCGATCGATCCATCACAGTTCGAACAGGCAATCGAATCCGCCGTGACAAAGTCCGCAACGCCGGCAAGCCAAGCGGTCAACGCCACCTCCGCGGTTGCGGCTGCCGCGCGAGCCGCCACCGGGTCGTCCGCCGCAGCGAGCTCAACCACCGCGGCATCGGCAACGACTGATCCAACGACGCCGGTGACCGGAACCGAAGCCACCATCGCGAAGACGAAGGACGCACAACAGACCGGCACCAAATCCTCCGGTGTGGACCAGAACTCAGCCGTGGCACGAGCCAAGCTGGTGCAACGCGTCAGTCGCGGTTTTCAGTCGCTGGGCACCAACGGCGGCCACATTCGCATGCGGCTCTCGCCGGTTGAACTCGGCTCGGTACGCCTGGAAGTGCACATCCAAGACAACACGCTCCGCGGACGGATGGTGACCGAATCGGAAGCCGCCAGCCAAGTGCTGCGTGAACGATTGCCACAACTGCGATCTCAATTGGAATCACAAGGCATGCGGTTGGAGTCCATCGAAATCACAACTGACGCTGGAGGCGGCAGCGACTTCGACAGTTCACAATCGTTCTCTGGCGGAGACGCTAACGCCGATCGCGAACATTTTCAGCATCGAGAGGCGAATCGCTCGAAAGACTTTGGACGACGCCAACGAGCCGAAACCGCTCCGCTTGAGAACACGCCCGTCGCAGCAGCCGCCGTCGGATGGAATTCGTCCACCACGGGCGTTGATGTCAGGGCCTAA
- the fliJ gene encoding flagellar export protein FliJ: MRPFRFRFDSLLDLRARERDEAGAEVGKAEEAIQKINDQITDIDRQREAIRTEKHQTLQQANVSVDQMLHQGRYDVQLHADQVSLRQTLTQLHEELNKRRDKLILAEAEVKRLERLRETQLAEHRMLVAKQEQAEADDLTSARVLLRRRAIASQNAADSKETQR, from the coding sequence ATGCGTCCTTTCCGTTTTCGTTTCGACTCGCTGCTGGATCTTCGCGCCCGTGAGCGTGATGAGGCGGGTGCCGAAGTGGGCAAGGCGGAAGAGGCCATTCAAAAAATCAACGATCAGATCACCGACATCGATCGGCAACGCGAAGCGATTCGCACCGAGAAACACCAAACGCTGCAACAAGCCAACGTTTCTGTTGATCAAATGCTCCACCAGGGACGCTACGACGTGCAATTGCACGCGGATCAGGTGTCACTGCGTCAAACCCTCACGCAACTGCACGAAGAGCTCAACAAACGCCGCGACAAATTGATCTTGGCCGAGGCCGAAGTGAAACGTTTGGAACGACTTCGTGAAACTCAATTGGCCGAACACCGGATGCTCGTTGCGAAACAGGAACAAGCCGAAGCGGACGACCTGACCTCCGCGCGTGTGCTGCTTCGCCGCCGAGCCATTGCCTCCCAAAATGCTGCTGACTCCAAGGAGACTCAACGATGA